One region of Triticum aestivum cultivar Chinese Spring chromosome 6B, IWGSC CS RefSeq v2.1, whole genome shotgun sequence genomic DNA includes:
- the LOC123134814 gene encoding uncharacterized protein, whose product MPPRKKRGARPAAKQPPPSPPSPPSPPGPDASVEEKLRWSADQEFIRRKAAIRAIQAAETESVLSRLRLVRSYISKEQLETPALQFFQENLPNVSVVRNEEQGELELKWKDWDDLINGDQRDDKVSRASITSLATAAGFHFSGDSVQKNFIENSFDFNNFNWSELRESQTIGAPDSLQTPGATSSRLSFGMAPKSVRQPKNGEMLLSVHGSPLGMYKEENLAAITESGNGSEEPLHDASGHQ is encoded by the exons ATGCCGCCGAGGAAGAAGCGGGGGGCTCGCCCCGCCGCCAAGCagccgccgccgtcaccgccgtccccgccgtcgccgcccggccCCGACGCGTCGGTGGAGGAGAAGCTGCGGTGGTCCGCCGACCAAGAGT TCATACGTCGGAAAGCTGCCATCAGAGCTATTCAAGCAGCAGAGACTGAGAGCGTGCTCTCCCGGCTGCGTCTGGTGCGATCCTACATTTCCAAGGAGCAACTAGAAACACCCGCCTTGCAATTTTTTCAGGAGAACTTGCCCAACGTGTCAGTTGTACGGAACGAAGAGCAGGGTGAGCTTGAGTTGAAATGGAAAGACTGGGATGATCTCATAAATGGAGACCAGAGGGATGACAAGGTTTCGCGAGCTTCGATCACGTCATTGGCAACTGCTGCTGGTTTTCATTTCTCAGGAGATTCAG TGCAGAAGAACTTCATCGAGAACAGTTTTGATTTTAACAACTTT AACTGGAGTGAGCTGCGCGAGAGCCAAACGATAGGAGCACCAGATTCTCTACAGACACCCGGG GCCACGAGCAGTCGACTCTCTTTTGGCATGGCACCGAAATCAGTAAGACAACCCAAGAATGGCGAGATGCTCTTATCCGTGCACGGGTCACCTCTTGGAATGTACAAAGAGGAAAATCTGGCAGCTATTACCG AATCTGGAAACGGGAGCGAAGAGCCGCTTCACGATGCCAGCGGCCATcaatag